One region of Sphingomonas adhaesiva genomic DNA includes:
- a CDS encoding cell wall hydrolase encodes MAAVAIVASLLEKEPATPGRQRPPAMTMAQARASNAGVPIAAGARVSAAPFRFRGGPAERAQAVDCLATAALYEVGDDPRGQRAVIQVVLNRVRAPGFPRTICGVVYQGFERTTGCQFSFTCDGSIRRRTRHVGWSAARRRARAALAGRVFAGVGRATHYHADWMVPYWRDTMTKVAKVDTHLFYVRR; translated from the coding sequence GTGGCCGCCGTCGCCATCGTCGCGAGCCTTTTGGAGAAGGAGCCCGCCACGCCGGGCCGCCAGCGGCCGCCAGCGATGACGATGGCGCAGGCCCGCGCCTCCAACGCCGGGGTGCCGATCGCCGCCGGCGCGCGCGTCAGCGCGGCACCTTTCCGCTTTCGCGGCGGGCCGGCGGAGCGCGCGCAGGCGGTCGATTGCCTCGCCACCGCCGCTCTCTACGAAGTCGGCGACGATCCGCGCGGCCAGCGCGCGGTGATCCAGGTCGTGCTGAACCGCGTGCGTGCGCCGGGCTTCCCGCGCACGATCTGCGGCGTCGTCTATCAGGGCTTCGAGCGAACGACGGGTTGCCAGTTCTCGTTCACCTGCGACGGGTCGATCAGGCGCCGCACCCGCCATGTCGGCTGGTCCGCCGCGCGACGCAGGGCGAGAGCGGCGCTGGCCGGGCGCGTCTTCGCCGGGGTGGGCCGCGCCACGCACTATCACGCCGACTGGATGGTGCCGTACTGGCGCGACACGATGACCAAGGTGGCGAAGGTCGACACCCACCTCTTCTACG